In Saccharomonospora marina XMU15, one genomic interval encodes:
- the trpC gene encoding indole-3-glycerol phosphate synthase TrpC translates to MSVLEDIIADIRADLAQREAQLPFDELKRRAAAAQPPRDVMAALRESGIGVIAEVKRRSPSKGDLAPIPDPASLARDYEDAGARVISVLTERRRFGGSLADLDAVRAAVDVPLLRKDFIVSPYQVHEARLHGADMVLLIVAALEQNALVSLLDRVESLGMTALVEVHNAEEADRALEAGATVIGINARNLHTLEVDRDVFGRLAPGLPMETYKVAESGVRGPGDLMAYAGHGADAVLVGEGLVATDDPKGALVKLVTAGSHPACPRPSR, encoded by the coding sequence GTGAGCGTGCTCGAGGACATCATCGCCGACATCCGCGCCGACCTGGCCCAGCGTGAGGCGCAGCTGCCGTTCGACGAGCTGAAGCGGCGCGCGGCGGCTGCCCAGCCGCCCCGAGACGTGATGGCGGCACTGCGGGAGTCGGGTATCGGGGTGATCGCGGAGGTCAAGCGGCGCAGCCCGTCGAAGGGCGACCTCGCGCCGATTCCGGACCCGGCGTCGCTTGCCAGGGACTACGAGGACGCGGGCGCCCGCGTGATCAGCGTGCTCACCGAGCGCAGGCGCTTCGGCGGCTCGCTGGCCGATCTGGACGCCGTGCGGGCAGCGGTGGACGTTCCGCTGCTGCGCAAGGACTTCATCGTGAGCCCGTACCAGGTACACGAGGCCCGGCTGCACGGTGCCGACATGGTGCTGCTGATCGTCGCCGCGCTGGAGCAGAACGCGCTGGTCTCGTTGCTGGACCGGGTCGAGTCGCTCGGCATGACCGCACTCGTGGAGGTGCACAACGCCGAGGAGGCCGACCGGGCGCTGGAGGCGGGGGCCACGGTGATCGGCATCAACGCGCGCAACCTGCACACCCTCGAGGTCGACAGGGACGTGTTCGGCAGGCTCGCTCCCGGACTGCCCATGGAGACGTACAAGGTCGCCGAGTCGGGCGTCCGTGGACCTGGCGATCTGATGGCCTACGCCGGACACGGTGCGGACGCCGTGCTGGTCGGCGAGGGCCTGGTGGCGACCGACGACCCCAAGGGCGCGCTGGTCAAGCTGGTGACCGCGGGGTCGCACCCGGCATGTCCGAGGCCGAGCAGGTGA
- a CDS encoding Trp biosynthesis-associated membrane protein codes for MGALVVAAVALWASSGLPWLDVPRGLTRNGRLADDVTGGQSLTALTPLALFALAAVAATLATGGWLRRVFGVLVLAVAAWALYAVLDAALNGAQRISSSGWAPGYGEGPGEPARTLLGPAVAVAGVVLLGGAGAVLAWRGGLLPRMGARYSAPGGRRERQDSRPDLWQALSDGDDPTTRS; via the coding sequence GTGGGCGCGCTGGTGGTTGCCGCGGTGGCGCTGTGGGCATCGAGCGGGCTGCCCTGGCTCGACGTGCCGCGCGGGCTGACCAGGAACGGCAGGCTCGCCGACGACGTCACCGGCGGGCAGTCGCTCACCGCGCTGACACCGCTGGCGCTGTTCGCGCTCGCGGCGGTCGCCGCCACGCTGGCTACCGGAGGTTGGCTACGTCGGGTGTTCGGTGTGCTCGTTCTCGCGGTGGCGGCGTGGGCGCTTTACGCGGTGCTGGACGCGGCACTCAACGGTGCGCAGCGGATCTCGTCGAGCGGCTGGGCTCCCGGGTACGGGGAAGGACCCGGCGAACCGGCGAGGACCTTGCTCGGCCCTGCCGTGGCTGTCGCGGGCGTGGTGCTGCTCGGCGGTGCGGGCGCGGTGCTCGCCTGGCGTGGCGGGCTGCTGCCCCGAATGGGGGCCAGGTATTCCGCGCCGGGAGGGCGACGTGAGCGCCAGGATTCGCGGCCGGACCTGTGGCAGGCCCTTTCCGACGGCGATGATCCGACCACGAGGAGTTAA
- a CDS encoding anthranilate synthase component I, which yields MVTAHSLAEGATGLGAVSPGLEEFRALATDRRVIPVVRRLLADADTPVGLYRKLAGTRPNTFLLESAENGQSWSRWSFVGVRSPAALTVRDGRAVWTGTPVAGLPTEGDPLTVLRETIAMLHTEPLPGMPPLTGGMVGYIGYDSVRWLERLPELAEKDIDIPELTMLLATDLAAYDHHEGTVTLIANAVNWDDSPERVDAAYEAAVQRLEQMTAQLAAPAPATNAVFDRPEPEFTRRRAKADFHAAVEAAREAIHAGEAFQIVPSQRFEMRTGADALDVYRVLRTSNPSPYMYLLRLDGFDIVGSSPESLVTVRDGRATTHPIAGTRWRGADPDEDAQLAKDLLSDDKERAEHLMLVDLGRNDLGKVCKPGTVHVVDFFSVERYSHVMHLVSTVTGELAEGRTAFDAVLACFPAGTLSGAPKVRAMELIEELEPTRRGLYGGVVGYLDFAGDADTAIAIRTALMRDGTAYVQAGGGVVADSQAEYEDNESLNKARTVLSAVAAAGTMSPARPREIP from the coding sequence ATGGTGACTGCCCATTCCCTCGCCGAGGGCGCCACCGGCCTCGGCGCGGTGAGCCCCGGTCTCGAGGAGTTCCGCGCGCTGGCGACGGACCGGCGGGTGATTCCGGTCGTGCGGCGACTGCTCGCCGACGCCGACACTCCGGTGGGGCTCTACCGCAAGCTTGCCGGAACGCGGCCGAACACCTTCCTGCTCGAGTCCGCCGAGAACGGGCAGTCCTGGTCGCGTTGGTCGTTCGTGGGAGTGCGTAGCCCGGCCGCGCTGACCGTGCGCGACGGCAGGGCCGTGTGGACCGGCACGCCGGTGGCCGGGCTGCCGACCGAGGGCGACCCGCTGACGGTCCTGCGCGAGACGATCGCCATGCTCCACACCGAGCCGCTGCCGGGCATGCCGCCGCTGACCGGCGGGATGGTCGGCTACATCGGCTACGACTCCGTCCGCTGGCTGGAACGGCTGCCCGAACTGGCGGAGAAGGACATCGACATCCCCGAGCTGACGATGTTGCTGGCGACCGACCTGGCCGCCTACGACCACCACGAGGGCACGGTCACGCTCATCGCCAACGCCGTCAACTGGGACGACTCCCCGGAACGGGTGGATGCCGCCTACGAGGCCGCGGTCCAACGGCTGGAGCAGATGACCGCGCAGCTCGCCGCTCCGGCGCCCGCCACCAACGCGGTGTTCGACCGGCCCGAGCCCGAGTTCACCAGGCGCCGCGCGAAGGCGGACTTCCATGCCGCCGTCGAAGCGGCGCGGGAAGCCATCCACGCGGGCGAGGCGTTCCAGATCGTGCCGTCGCAGCGGTTCGAGATGCGCACCGGCGCCGACGCCCTCGACGTGTACCGCGTGCTGCGTACCTCCAACCCGAGCCCGTACATGTACCTGCTGCGGCTGGACGGCTTCGACATCGTCGGCTCCAGCCCCGAGTCGCTGGTGACCGTGCGCGACGGCAGGGCCACGACCCACCCGATCGCGGGTACCCGCTGGCGTGGGGCCGACCCGGACGAGGACGCGCAGCTGGCCAAGGACCTGCTCAGTGACGACAAGGAGCGCGCCGAGCACCTCATGCTCGTCGATCTCGGCCGCAACGATCTCGGTAAGGTCTGCAAGCCCGGCACGGTGCACGTGGTCGACTTCTTCTCCGTCGAGCGCTACAGCCACGTGATGCACCTCGTCTCGACGGTGACCGGGGAACTGGCCGAAGGCAGGACCGCGTTCGACGCCGTGCTCGCGTGCTTTCCGGCGGGAACGCTGTCAGGGGCGCCGAAGGTGCGGGCGATGGAACTCATCGAGGAGCTGGAGCCCACCCGCAGGGGGCTCTACGGCGGGGTCGTGGGCTACCTCGACTTCGCGGGCGACGCGGACACCGCCATCGCCATCCGCACCGCGCTGATGCGCGACGGCACCGCCTACGTGCAGGCGGGCGGTGGTGTGGTCGCCGACTCGCAGGCCGAGTACGAGGACAACGAGTCGCTGAACAAGGCGCGTACGGTGCTGTCGGCGGTGGCCGCCGCTGGCACCATGAGCCCGGCGCGGCCACGTGAGATCCCGTGA
- a CDS encoding TetR/AcrR family transcriptional regulator has protein sequence MTSAKDATPTKRRGRRPAGEDTRAALLEAARTVFAEGGYDGATVRAIAARAGVDAAMVNHWFGGKEGLFAQAVLQVPFDFRDVLDEVTADGPQHLGRNIVRAFVTRWDGAGGEVFTALVRSVTAREEALHLLKETLVSRIFAGITSAAGSDQAELRAGLCASQVIGLGMARYVARMEPLASADIDTLVETIAPTLQRYLTGDIGFPG, from the coding sequence GTGACTTCCGCCAAGGACGCTACCCCCACCAAGCGGCGCGGCCGCCGCCCTGCCGGGGAGGACACCAGGGCGGCGCTGCTCGAAGCGGCGAGAACGGTGTTCGCGGAGGGCGGCTACGACGGCGCCACCGTGCGCGCCATCGCAGCGAGGGCGGGCGTGGACGCCGCGATGGTGAACCACTGGTTCGGCGGCAAGGAAGGCCTGTTCGCGCAGGCCGTACTGCAGGTGCCGTTCGACTTCCGCGACGTGCTCGACGAGGTGACCGCCGACGGGCCGCAGCACCTGGGCCGCAACATCGTGCGCGCCTTCGTCACCCGCTGGGACGGCGCGGGCGGCGAGGTGTTCACAGCACTGGTGCGCAGCGTCACCGCGCGCGAGGAGGCGTTGCACCTGCTCAAGGAGACCCTGGTCAGCAGGATCTTCGCGGGGATCACCAGCGCGGCCGGGAGCGACCAGGCCGAACTGCGGGCGGGGTTGTGCGCCAGCCAGGTGATCGGGCTGGGCATGGCGCGCTACGTCGCCAGGATGGAGCCGCTGGCGAGCGCGGACATCGACACCCTCGTGGAGACCATCGCGCCCACCCTGCAGCGCTACCTCACCGGCGACATCGGCTTCCCCGGCTGA
- the hisI gene encoding phosphoribosyl-AMP cyclohydrolase: MSGGLDPAIAERLKRTADGLVCAVVVEHATSEVLMVAWMNDEALHATLTTRRATYFSRSRNRLWVKGETSGHTQHVREVRIDCDADTLLVRVEQTGPACHTGTTTCFDAEDRVLLRDEEPGARQPGKPMSPVR, translated from the coding sequence GTGAGCGGTGGGCTCGATCCCGCGATCGCCGAGCGGCTCAAGCGCACCGCCGACGGCCTGGTGTGTGCCGTGGTGGTGGAGCACGCCACCTCGGAAGTACTGATGGTGGCGTGGATGAACGACGAGGCGCTGCACGCCACGCTCACCACGCGCAGGGCCACGTACTTCTCGCGGAGCAGGAACCGGCTGTGGGTCAAGGGCGAGACCTCGGGCCACACCCAGCACGTGCGGGAGGTCAGGATCGACTGCGACGCCGACACGTTGCTGGTGCGGGTGGAGCAGACCGGGCCCGCCTGCCACACCGGCACCACCACCTGCTTCGACGCCGAGGACCGGGTACTGCTGCGCGACGAGGAGCCGGGCGCGCGTCAGCCGGGGAAGCCGATGTCGCCGGTGAGGTAG
- the hisF gene encoding imidazole glycerol phosphate synthase subunit HisF, whose amino-acid sequence MSVAVRVIPCLDVDAGRVVKGVNFTDLRDAGDPVELARAYDAEGADELTFLDVTASSGDRETTYEVVRRTAEQVFIPLTVGGGVRSTDDIDRLLRAGADKVSLNTAAIARPELLREASRRFGAQCVVLSVDARRVPQGGTPTGSGFEVTTHGGRNGTGIDAVEWAARGEELGVGEILLNSMDADGTKRGFDLELIRLVRAAVRVPLIASGGAGAPEHFLPAVRAGADAVLAASVFHFGELKIGQVKDALRAGGVEVR is encoded by the coding sequence ATGTCCGTCGCAGTGAGGGTCATCCCGTGTCTTGACGTCGACGCGGGCAGGGTGGTCAAGGGCGTCAACTTCACCGATCTGCGCGACGCGGGCGATCCCGTCGAGCTGGCCCGCGCCTACGACGCCGAAGGCGCGGACGAGTTGACCTTCCTCGACGTCACCGCATCCTCCGGCGACCGCGAGACCACCTACGAGGTGGTGCGCCGCACCGCGGAGCAGGTGTTCATCCCGCTGACGGTCGGCGGGGGAGTCCGCAGCACCGACGACATCGACCGGCTGCTTCGCGCGGGCGCCGACAAGGTGAGCCTGAACACCGCCGCGATCGCGCGCCCGGAACTGCTGCGGGAGGCTTCCCGGCGGTTCGGGGCGCAGTGTGTGGTGCTGTCGGTGGACGCCAGGAGGGTGCCGCAGGGCGGCACGCCGACCGGGTCCGGTTTCGAGGTGACCACCCACGGCGGGCGCAACGGCACCGGGATCGACGCGGTGGAGTGGGCCGCGCGCGGCGAGGAACTGGGGGTCGGGGAGATCCTGCTGAACTCCATGGACGCCGACGGCACGAAGCGGGGCTTCGACCTGGAGCTGATCCGGCTGGTGCGGGCGGCGGTGCGGGTGCCGCTGATCGCCAGCGGCGGCGCGGGCGCACCCGAGCACTTCCTGCCCGCGGTGCGCGCGGGAGCCGACGCCGTGCTCGCGGCGAGCGTGTTCCACTTCGGCGAACTCAAGATCGGCCAGGTGAAGGACGCGCTGCGCGCGGGAGGGGTGGAGGTTCGGTGA
- a CDS encoding PPOX class F420-dependent oxidoreductase, producing the protein MRAELDRLAEEPYVLLTTFRAGGEAVPTPVWVARMDSELVVWTERKAGKVKRVRRNPAVELVACDFRGRNTKGATVTGTARVLADEDSERVRRAIARKYGVVGRVSMFLSRLRGGRQRTVGLAVTLDGVTGQQR; encoded by the coding sequence ATGCGAGCGGAGCTGGACAGGCTGGCCGAGGAACCGTACGTGCTGCTGACCACCTTCCGCGCCGGCGGTGAGGCAGTCCCCACCCCGGTGTGGGTGGCGCGCATGGACTCCGAACTCGTGGTGTGGACCGAGCGCAAGGCGGGCAAGGTCAAGCGCGTCCGGCGAAACCCGGCGGTGGAGCTGGTGGCGTGCGACTTCAGGGGGCGCAACACCAAGGGAGCGACGGTCACCGGCACCGCGAGGGTGCTGGCCGACGAGGACAGCGAACGGGTCCGGCGAGCCATCGCCCGCAAGTACGGCGTGGTGGGCAGGGTGTCGATGTTCCTGTCCCGGCTGCGGGGCGGGCGGCAACGCACGGTCGGCCTTGCCGTCACCCTCGACGGCGTGACCGGTCAGCAGCGCTGA
- the priA gene encoding bifunctional 1-(5-phosphoribosyl)-5-((5-phosphoribosylamino)methylideneamino)imidazole-4-carboxamide isomerase/phosphoribosylanthranilate isomerase PriA: MTLTLLPAVDVADGQAVRLVRGEAGTETSYGSPLDAALAWQRDGAEWVHLVDLDAAFGKGSNRELLAEVVGKLDVDVELSGGIRDDDSLRAALATGARRVNLGTAALEDPYWCAKVLAAYGDRVAIGLDVRITGEGHRLAARGWTSDGGDLWEVLERLDRDGAQRYVVTDVSKDGTLGGPNLELLREVTARTDAAVIASGGVSSLDDLRALATLESDGVEGAIVGKALYAGAFTLPDALAAVSRAG; the protein is encoded by the coding sequence GTGACCCTGACCCTCCTTCCCGCAGTCGATGTCGCCGATGGCCAAGCCGTTCGCCTGGTGCGCGGCGAGGCCGGGACCGAGACCTCCTACGGCTCCCCGCTCGACGCCGCGTTGGCCTGGCAGCGCGACGGCGCGGAGTGGGTCCATCTGGTCGATCTCGACGCGGCCTTCGGCAAGGGCAGCAACCGGGAACTGCTGGCCGAGGTCGTCGGCAAGCTCGATGTGGACGTCGAGCTGTCCGGTGGCATCCGCGACGACGACTCGCTGCGGGCCGCGCTGGCCACCGGGGCGCGCAGGGTCAACCTGGGCACCGCGGCCTTGGAGGACCCGTACTGGTGCGCGAAGGTGCTCGCCGCCTACGGCGACCGGGTGGCGATCGGACTCGACGTGCGCATCACCGGCGAAGGGCACCGGCTCGCCGCGAGGGGCTGGACCAGCGACGGGGGTGACCTGTGGGAGGTGCTCGAGCGCCTCGACCGCGACGGTGCCCAGCGCTACGTGGTGACCGACGTCAGCAAGGACGGCACGCTGGGCGGCCCGAACCTGGAGCTGCTGCGTGAGGTCACGGCGCGCACCGACGCGGCGGTGATCGCCTCCGGTGGTGTCTCCAGCCTGGACGACCTGCGTGCACTGGCGACGCTGGAGTCCGACGGCGTCGAGGGTGCGATCGTGGGCAAGGCGCTCTACGCGGGCGCGTTCACGCTCCCCGATGCGCTGGCCGCGGTCTCGCGGGCTGGTTGA
- the hisH gene encoding imidazole glycerol phosphate synthase subunit HisH, with amino-acid sequence MPQVVILDYGSGNLRSAERALRRAGADVEVTSDAHAALEADGLVVPGVGAFAACMEGVLAVGGDKIVGTRLAGGRPVLGICVGMQVLFERGVEHGVEAKGLGEWPGTVERLHADVLPHMGWNTVKVAPGSRLFEGIDPDARFYFVHSYAVRRWELVSGLPGGQPKVTLAHHGEDFVAAVENGPLCATQFHPEKSGDAGARLLANWLGTL; translated from the coding sequence GTGCCTCAGGTCGTGATCCTTGACTACGGTTCCGGGAACCTGCGTTCCGCCGAGCGTGCCCTGCGACGTGCGGGCGCCGATGTCGAGGTCACCTCCGACGCGCATGCCGCGCTCGAGGCGGACGGGCTGGTGGTGCCCGGTGTCGGCGCGTTCGCCGCCTGCATGGAGGGGGTGCTGGCCGTCGGCGGCGACAAGATCGTCGGCACCCGGTTGGCGGGTGGCAGGCCGGTGCTCGGCATCTGCGTCGGGATGCAGGTGCTGTTCGAACGCGGCGTCGAGCACGGCGTCGAGGCCAAGGGGCTCGGTGAGTGGCCGGGCACGGTCGAGCGGTTGCACGCCGACGTGCTGCCCCACATGGGTTGGAACACCGTCAAGGTGGCGCCGGGCTCGCGGCTGTTCGAGGGGATCGACCCGGATGCCCGGTTCTACTTCGTACACTCCTACGCCGTGCGGCGCTGGGAACTGGTCTCCGGACTGCCCGGCGGGCAGCCGAAGGTGACGCTGGCGCACCACGGCGAGGACTTCGTCGCGGCGGTGGAGAACGGCCCGTTGTGTGCCACTCAGTTCCACCCGGAGAAGTCGGGCGACGCGGGCGCGCGGTTGCTGGCCAACTGGCTGGGCACGCTGTGA
- a CDS encoding MFS transporter: protein MWFVPMLRSAIRAGEESASPLANRSFRLMLVASAGAFTGYALLLPVVPLWAVRQGAGEVTAGAATGVFMAATVLAQFAVPAFVRRYGYRAGLLAGILLLGLPSPLLAVGTAPAAILGISLVRGLGFGLLTVCGSALIAELLPAGSLARGSGLYGLAVGLPQLLGLPIGTGIAQSWGFVPVFVLATAIPLAAILPTLALPAARPARRHAGDGGPHGARQVTAAVWRPWLPMLAASTGFGALATFLPLMLSAPVAAVALFAVPGAGMLARWLAGHVGDRRGGPGRMLPGALLACGLGLLGIAVLTAHPVLAVAAVGLFGAAFGVVQNDALVAMFARTSAGTASVAWNVAFDAGQGLGAVAVGAVAAQVGFPVAFGVLAVAAFVLLPVAWRARDGG from the coding sequence ATGTGGTTCGTGCCCATGCTGCGCTCCGCGATCCGCGCGGGCGAGGAATCCGCCTCACCGCTGGCGAACCGGTCCTTCCGACTGATGCTGGTGGCGTCGGCTGGCGCCTTCACCGGCTACGCGCTGCTGCTGCCCGTGGTCCCGCTGTGGGCGGTACGGCAGGGCGCGGGCGAGGTGACCGCGGGCGCGGCCACCGGTGTGTTCATGGCCGCCACCGTGCTCGCGCAGTTCGCGGTCCCCGCCTTCGTCCGGCGGTACGGCTACCGTGCGGGCCTGCTGGCTGGGATCCTGCTGCTCGGCCTGCCGTCACCGCTGCTGGCGGTGGGCACGGCTCCCGCGGCGATACTCGGCATCTCCCTGGTCCGTGGACTCGGGTTCGGCCTGCTCACCGTCTGCGGCAGCGCCCTGATCGCCGAGTTGCTGCCCGCGGGCTCGCTCGCGCGCGGGTCGGGGCTGTACGGGCTGGCCGTCGGCCTGCCGCAACTGCTCGGGCTGCCCATCGGCACCGGCATCGCGCAGAGTTGGGGATTCGTGCCGGTGTTCGTGCTGGCCACCGCGATCCCGCTGGCCGCGATCCTGCCCACGCTCGCCCTGCCCGCCGCCCGGCCTGCGCGGCGGCACGCCGGCGACGGCGGGCCGCACGGCGCGAGGCAGGTGACCGCGGCGGTGTGGCGGCCGTGGTTGCCGATGCTTGCGGCCTCGACCGGGTTCGGGGCGCTGGCGACGTTCCTGCCGCTGATGCTGTCCGCGCCCGTGGCGGCGGTGGCGCTGTTCGCGGTGCCCGGCGCCGGGATGCTGGCTCGCTGGTTGGCAGGGCATGTGGGCGACCGGCGTGGTGGCCCCGGCCGGATGCTGCCGGGCGCGCTGCTGGCCTGCGGGCTCGGCCTGCTCGGTATCGCGGTGTTGACGGCTCACCCCGTGCTCGCGGTGGCCGCGGTCGGTCTGTTCGGCGCCGCGTTCGGCGTCGTGCAGAACGACGCGCTGGTGGCGATGTTCGCGCGTACCTCTGCGGGCACCGCGAGTGTCGCGTGGAACGTGGCCTTCGACGCGGGCCAGGGCCTCGGCGCCGTGGCCGTCGGCGCGGTGGCGGCGCAGGTCGGCTTTCCCGTGGCGTTCGGGGTGCTGGCGGTGGCCGCGTTCGTGCTGTTGCCCGTGGCGTGGCGCGCCCGCGACGGCGGTTAG
- a CDS encoding PHP domain-containing protein, which yields MDPVGVLRQIALQLERAGAPTYRVRAFRRAAAVIAALPADELARRVRDATLTELPGIGATTAGVVTDAVAGREPAYLTEVTTRGAPDLPDGGELLRALRGDCHTHSDYSDGGSSIEEMALAARELGHEYLVLTDHSPRLTVARGLSAERLRGQLEVIAELNPTLAPLRVLTGIEVDILPDGTLDQDPELLAELDVVVASVHSQLRMPEPEMTRRMLTAVADPRVNILGHCTGRLVKGRGRPQSRFDATAVFSACRDNDVAVEINSRPERLDPPRRLLRLARELGCRFAIDSDAHAPGQLGWLPYGCARATECGVRPADVVNTLPADELVAWASGH from the coding sequence GTGGACCCGGTAGGTGTACTGCGGCAGATCGCACTCCAGCTGGAACGGGCGGGGGCTCCCACCTACCGCGTGCGCGCCTTCCGCAGGGCGGCCGCCGTGATCGCGGCCCTGCCCGCCGACGAGCTGGCGCGGCGGGTGCGGGACGCGACGCTCACCGAACTGCCCGGCATCGGCGCCACCACCGCGGGCGTCGTGACCGACGCCGTGGCAGGCCGCGAACCCGCCTACCTCACCGAGGTGACCACGCGCGGCGCGCCGGACCTGCCCGACGGCGGGGAGCTGCTGCGCGCGCTGCGCGGTGACTGCCACACGCATTCGGACTACTCCGACGGTGGCAGCTCGATCGAGGAGATGGCGCTGGCCGCCCGCGAGCTCGGGCACGAGTACCTCGTGCTCACCGACCACTCGCCGCGGCTGACCGTCGCGCGTGGCCTTTCCGCCGAGCGGCTGCGCGGGCAGCTGGAAGTGATCGCCGAACTCAACCCCACACTCGCGCCGCTGCGGGTGCTCACCGGCATCGAGGTGGACATCCTGCCCGACGGCACGCTGGACCAGGACCCCGAGCTGCTGGCCGAACTCGACGTGGTCGTCGCCAGCGTGCACTCCCAGTTACGCATGCCCGAGCCGGAGATGACGCGGCGGATGCTCACCGCGGTGGCCGACCCGAGGGTCAACATTCTCGGCCACTGCACCGGCAGGCTGGTGAAGGGCCGTGGCAGGCCGCAGTCGCGGTTCGACGCGACGGCGGTGTTCTCCGCCTGCCGCGACAACGACGTCGCCGTCGAGATCAACTCCCGGCCGGAACGCCTCGACCCGCCGAGGCGGCTGCTGCGCCTTGCCCGCGAGCTGGGCTGCCGGTTCGCCATCGACAGCGACGCGCACGCGCCTGGCCAGCTGGGTTGGCTGCCCTACGGCTGTGCCCGCGCCACCGAGTGCGGGGTCCGGCCCGCCGACGTGGTCAACACCCTTCCCGCCGACGAACTCGTCGCCTGGGCGTCCGGACACTGA
- a CDS encoding metallophosphoesterase family protein: MRLLIMSDTHVPRRAKDLPSRVWREVDTADLVVHAGDWVSESLLDRVRARSRTLLAVYGNNDGPALRARLPEVAEAELAGLRLAVVHETGPAKGREQRCERRFPGADVLVFGHSHIPWDSVTAGGLRLLNPGSPTDRRRQPHHTYLTASVADGELSGVELHRLPAG; this comes from the coding sequence GTGCGGCTGCTCATCATGTCCGACACGCACGTGCCACGGCGCGCGAAGGACCTGCCCTCCCGGGTGTGGCGGGAGGTGGACACCGCCGACCTCGTCGTGCACGCGGGCGACTGGGTCAGCGAGTCGCTGCTGGACCGCGTGCGGGCCCGCTCGCGCACGCTGCTCGCCGTGTACGGCAACAACGACGGTCCGGCGCTGCGGGCGCGGCTGCCCGAGGTCGCCGAGGCGGAGTTGGCCGGGCTGCGGCTGGCCGTGGTGCACGAGACGGGCCCGGCCAAGGGCCGTGAACAGCGCTGCGAGCGCCGCTTCCCCGGCGCCGACGTGCTCGTCTTCGGCCACAGCCACATTCCGTGGGACAGCGTCACGGCGGGCGGCCTGCGGCTGCTCAATCCCGGTTCGCCCACCGACCGGCGACGGCAACCACACCACACCTACCTGACCGCGAGCGTCGCGGACGGCGAACTGTCTGGTGTCGAGCTGCACCGGCTACCGGCGGGCTGA